In Oscillospiraceae bacterium, the genomic window CGCTTCAGCAGGCCCTCGAAGCCGCGGCCGTGACGAGCCTCGTCCTTCGCCATCTCATGGACGGTGTCATGGATGGCATCCAGGTTCAGGGCCTTTGCCTTCTTGGCCAGGTCCATCTTGCCGGAGCAGGCACCGCACTCGGCCTCGGCACGCATCATCAGGTTCTTCTTGGTGCTGTCGGTCACGACCTCGCCCAGCAGCTCGGCAAAGCGGGATGCATGGTCAGCTTCCTCATAAGCGTAGCGCTTGTAAGCCTCGGCGATCTCGGGGTAGCCCTCACGCTCTGCCACACGGGCCATGGCCAGGTACATGCCGACCTCGCTGCACTCACCCTCAAAGTTGGCGCGCAGACCGTCCACGATCTCCTGGGGCACACCCTCAGCCTTGCCGATGCCTACAACGTGCTCGGTGACATAGGTGTTGCCCTTCTTCTCAACAAAAGCGGAGGCAGGAGCCTTGCAAACGGGGCACTGAGCAGGGATCTCGCCCTCAGCAATATAACCACAGACGGTGCAAACATATTTCTTCATAAGAACAGACCTCCATCATTCTCTGATTGATTCATTTTGAAATCGAAGTGCAGGTGTTGGTACTCACCAGCGCTTCTCATGGCTCTATTATAGCGAATAGTTCCTAGTTAGTCAAGCATAATTTTAAGAATTATTCTCAATTACAAAAAACTGGCAAGGTCACTAAAAACCTTGCCAGAAAACTATGCGCTTTGCCGGGTTTCCTCGGACGCATCTATTTTATTGTAGGGAGATCAGACCTGCAGGTTGCTGCTGGAAGCAGC contains:
- a CDS encoding NADH peroxidase, which translates into the protein MKKYVCTVCGYIAEGEIPAQCPVCKAPASAFVEKKGNTYVTEHVVGIGKAEGVPQEIVDGLRANFEGECSEVGMYLAMARVAEREGYPEIAEAYKRYAYEEADHASRFAELLGEVVTDSTKKNLMMRAEAECGACSGKMDLAKKAKALNLDAIHDTVHEMAKDEARHGRGFEGLLKRYFNTEV